The following are from one region of the Heliangelus exortis chromosome 2, bHelExo1.hap1, whole genome shotgun sequence genome:
- the GLIPR2 gene encoding Golgi-associated plant pathogenesis-related protein 1 isoform X2 — protein MGKSASKQFAEEVLKAHNDYRKKHGVPPLKLCKKLNRGAQQYAEELAATRVLKHSSESASGKCGENLAWASYDQPGKDVADRWYSEIKNYSFQNPGFSSGTGHFTAMVWKNTKRMGVGKASASDGSTFVVARYDPAGNVVNPGYYEENVLPPRK, from the exons ATGGGAAAATCAG CTTCCAAACAATTTGCTGAAGAAGTCTTGAAAGCACACAATGACTACAGGAAGAAACACGGAGTCCCCCCATTAAAACTCTGCAAGAAGCTAAACAGAGGAGCCCAACA GTATGCAGAAGAACTGGCTGCCACAAGGGTACTCAAGCACAGCTCTGAATCTGCCAGtggaaaatgtggagaaaaCCTAGCTTGGGCATCCTATGACCAACCAG GAAAGGATGTGGCTGACAGATGgtacagtgaaataaaaaactaCAGCTTTCAAAACCCAGGGTTTTCTTCTGGGACAG GTCACTTCACAGCAATGGTTTGGAAGAACACAAAAAGGATGGGAGTTGGAAAAGCATCTGCTAGTGATGGCTCAACATTTGTGGTGGCTAGATATGATCCAGCTGGAAATGTAGTAAATCCAGGCTATTATGAAGAGAATGTCCTTCCTCCAAGAAAatag
- the GLIPR2 gene encoding Golgi-associated plant pathogenesis-related protein 1 isoform X1, whose translation MQQPQEDQYASEASKQFAEEVLKAHNDYRKKHGVPPLKLCKKLNRGAQQYAEELAATRVLKHSSESASGKCGENLAWASYDQPGKDVADRWYSEIKNYSFQNPGFSSGTGHFTAMVWKNTKRMGVGKASASDGSTFVVARYDPAGNVVNPGYYEENVLPPRK comes from the exons ATGCAGCAGCCTCAGGAGGACCAGTATGCTAGTGAAG CTTCCAAACAATTTGCTGAAGAAGTCTTGAAAGCACACAATGACTACAGGAAGAAACACGGAGTCCCCCCATTAAAACTCTGCAAGAAGCTAAACAGAGGAGCCCAACA GTATGCAGAAGAACTGGCTGCCACAAGGGTACTCAAGCACAGCTCTGAATCTGCCAGtggaaaatgtggagaaaaCCTAGCTTGGGCATCCTATGACCAACCAG GAAAGGATGTGGCTGACAGATGgtacagtgaaataaaaaactaCAGCTTTCAAAACCCAGGGTTTTCTTCTGGGACAG GTCACTTCACAGCAATGGTTTGGAAGAACACAAAAAGGATGGGAGTTGGAAAAGCATCTGCTAGTGATGGCTCAACATTTGTGGTGGCTAGATATGATCCAGCTGGAAATGTAGTAAATCCAGGCTATTATGAAGAGAATGTCCTTCCTCCAAGAAAatag